A region of the Polynucleobacter sp. MWH-Braz-FAM2G genome:
GGAGCTTAATTTATCTTGGAGTTCTAGGGCTGCATCAGCAGGCAAGAGGCGACCCAAGGGCTGTGGAGCCAAGTCAATTACTTCTACTTCATAACCACCTAAAGCAAGATCATTAGCGAATTCACAGCCAATCAGTCCAGCGCCAAGAATAGCAACTTTCTTTTTCCCGGAAATGAGTTTGCGAAAGCGAGCGTAATCCTCAAGATCGTTGACGGTGATGACTTCATTAGCTGCGCTGCCTTGTAGTGGCAAGCGAATTTGATCTGCACCCAAGGCTAGAACTAGTTTTCCATATGGCACTTCACCTTTGCTAGTTAGGATGGTCTGCGCTTCAGTATTAATGGCTTTAACATCGCAGTCTGCCAAGATAGTGAGCTCAAGTTGGGTTGCCATGCCATCAGCTGGAGTGGAGATGAGTTGTGCAGCCTCTTTTTTTCCGGCAAGCGCAGTAGAAAGCATCGGCTTGGAGTAAAAATATCCAGGTTCCCTCGTTATCAAGGTAATCGGAATGGTTTTATCTAACTTGCGGATTTCACGGATGACGGTATAGCCAGCTAAGCCACTGCCAATGATGACAATTGCAGATTGGGATTGAGGGGTAGTTTGATCCAAAGCTGGGCTCTCCAAAGTAGCAGTAAATTAAGTATGTGAATTGATGCTAAAGATTAGCTAATCTGAACCATCTCGAAATCAGCTTTTGCTACGCCACAGTCTGGACACTCCCAATCTTCTGGTACATCAGCCCACACCGTACCTGCTGGGATGCCATCCTCTGGGATTCCCTTTGCTTCGTCATAGATATAGCCACAGACGATACATTGCCAAGTTTTCATATTAATTCCTTTGTTAATTATTGAATTTTAAATTTATTTGCTAAATGTTTCCGAGTTGGGCTCATTGAGTTGCAAAAGCTTTTGCATTTTCTAGGGCCTGTTTGTAATGATTTGCATGGCGCTCTTCAACATTTGCTAGGGCTGCGAAGCGTTTGGCGGCTTTAGCTAAGACTGCTTGAAACTGTTCGGCGTGTTCTTTAGATTCTGCAATTTGTTCGTCAATTTCTTTGATGGCTGCACTATTGCCTTCCTCTGCTGCTGTTTTACGAAATGATGGGTACATTTCGGTGTACTCATAGGTTTCGCCCTCAATTGCGATCTCTAAGGCCCGTGTTGGCGTAATAGTGCTAGCGGGGTAGAGTAAATCCAAGTGACCAAAAGCATGCATGACTTCTTGCTCTGCGGTTGCCTCGAAAATCTTTGCGGTTTCTTCATCACCAGCCGCGCGCGCTAATTTGGCAAAGTAACGATATTTGATATGGGCCATGGATTCACCTGCAAATGCAGATTCCAAGTTCTGGATTGTTTTGATTTCTGGGCGTGCCATTTTGATTCCTTTTTATCTTGATTTTGTCTATTGGAGGCTTATACATATTGAAAAGCCATGATCGAAGTGTGCCCCTTAATTAATTATCAGTCCAATGAATCATTATGATAGTATTTATCCAATAAATCGATAAATGGTGGAAATATGGCATATCTTCCGTCTCTGAGGCAGTTAGGGTACTTTGTTGCCTTAGCAAAAGAACTGAATTTCACGCGGGCAGCCCAAGTCTGTTTTGTTGGGCAATCCACCTTAAGTGCTGGATTAAAGGAATTAGAAGATGCTCTCGGGGTACATCTAGTTGAGCGTGATCGTCAAAATGTTTCGATTACTCCTATTGGACTTGAGGTATTGGAGCGTGCCAAAGTGATATTGGCAGCATCAGAAGATTTGGTTGAGTATGCTGGTGCGACCGGCAAGCCAATGACTGCGACGATTCGTTTGGGGGTGATTCCAACGATTGCACCATTTCTACTGCCAACCGTTTTGCCAGAAATTCGTAAACGCTTTCCAGAACTCAAAGTAACACTCAGAGAAGACCTCACTGCAAATTTGCTTTCAAGATTGGCTGAGCACAAATTAGATTTTGCTTTGATTGCATTGCCTTATGACGTATCTGGATTGCTGGTACAGGAACTATTCGATGATCCTTTTTGGTTGGTTGCAAAAGAAGGGGATCCAGCTCTAAAAGGAAAAGAAGTGACTTTGCCAGCCAAAATGGCTGAGCGACTCTTGCTACTAGAGGAAGGGCATTGTTTGCGCGAGCATAGTTTGCAAGCTTGCAAACGCGCTGATATTCGTAAAGCGGAAGGTCTAGAGGCGACCAGTTTGTTAACTTTGTTGCAAATGGTGGAGTCGGGACTGGGAATTGCCTTGCTTCCTGGAATGGCAGTGAAGAGTAGCTTGTTGAATAACTCGGAATTGGTAGCAAGAGAGTTGGCCTCACCAGCGCCTAAAAGAATTATTGCTTTGGTTGCGCGATCATCTACCGCGCATATTCAAGAATTCAATGCCTTAGCCAATTGTATTCGGGAGCAATTTGGAGCCGCAGCGTAAAGTAAGTTAACGGATTTTTAGATTCAGCAAGAACCAGCATTTCTTGTTACAGTCTCCCATCTTGTTTATTACTTACTTAAAGGGCGACAAATGTCAGGCAAAGAAATCATGTTTACTCCAGTAAGTCTCGGTTCTATCAAACTGAAAAACCGGCTTGTCATGGCGCCACTCACTAGAATGCGTGCAGGTACAGGTGATGTACCTAGTCCGTTAGCAAAGACGTACTACGCACAGAGAGCAAGCGCTGGGCTGATCATTACAGAAGCTACGCAAATTTCTCCTCTAGGCAAAGGTTATCCAGCAACGCCAGGTATTTATTCTGCAGAGCAGACGGCGGCATGGAAAGAGATCGTAGAAGCGGTACATGCAAAAGGTGGCAGTATCGTGGCGCAGTTATGGCACGTGGGGCGTATCTCACATTCTTCTCTGCATCCAGAGCAGGGTGTTCCTGAGGCACCTTCAGCGATTCCTGCTGCAGGACAAACCTATGGGGCTGACTGGAAATTGCATGACTATGAAACGCCGAAAGCAATGAGCTTAGAAGATATCGCTCGCTTGTTAAAGGAGTTTGAGTCAGCGGCGCAAAATGCAAAAGCTGCAGGTTTTGATGGCATTGAAATACACTCAGCCAATGGTTATTTGCTGGATCAGTTTTTGCAAGATAAGACCAATCAGCGTACTGATGAATACGGTGGATCGATAGAGAATCGCTTGCGTTTATTAGGTCAAGTTATTGAGGCTGTAAGCAAAGTATTTCCTAGTGACAAAGTTGGTGTGCGTCTTTCACCATATGGCACTTTTAATGATATGGCGGATAGTGATCCTATTGCATTATTTACTGCTGTAATTAAAAAATTAAACGGCTATAACTTGGCATATGTACATATGATCGAACCTCGCTCTACGAGTGCTGGTGGTGGTGATCAGGTATTTGAAGAGGCCCCAATTACATCAGAAATCTTCCGCTCTGTTTATGAAGGAAAATTTATTACTGCCGGTGGATATGACCAAGCCATGGGCGAGAAAGTATTGGAAGAAGGGCTGGCTGATGCGGTGGCTTATGGTCGACTTTATATTGCTAACCCAGATTTGGCTGAGAGATTTCAGCAGGGCGCCGCATTAAATCCGTATAACCGCGCAACTTTTTATGGAGGAAATGAAGTGGGGTATACCGACTACCCAACGCTTTAAATCATTTACACAGTTTTACAATGACACCCATCAATCCCGCTAATGAGCGGGATTATTTTTTGTCTTCAGGGTCTTTCAATAAGTCATACTGATTGGCTACGAGCAGCATAGCAAGTGATGCGCAGCCTATTGCAAAGAATTGCCATTGATGCAGCATTGCAGTTCCCACTACAGTCATTAAGACTGTCCAGCCAACCGCCATTTTGGCTTTTTTAGTAAGTGGCTTCATTGATTTGTCGCTCCAGACCTTTAGGCCTTAGCCTTGTTTAACATACGTCGAAGTGTATCGTCTTTGATGACGTAATGTTGCCACAAGCCTGCCAAGGCATGAATGCCGATCAAGATGTAGAGAGAATTTCCTAGGAATTCGTGTACCCCTTCAACTAATTTTTTCATTTCTGGATTGGGGGTGACAAATTGAGGCCATACTAGGCCGAAGAAATGAATTTCCTTGCCCCCATATTGAAAATACAGCAATCCAAAAATTGGCGATATCAAGAGTAAGGCATACAGCAGCCAATGCATTATTTTGGCAAATGAAACAAAAACAGGTTTTGGGTTTGTTGGCTCAGGAACACCGTAAGTTAGGCGGACCATCAGGCGAAGAACCATGAGAACAAAAATGAGCTGACCTATAACGCCGTGGATGGTTTTACAAAGCTCTCGAGGTTCACTACCCTTGGGGAATTGTCCTTTAAGTTCAATAACCACAAAAGCAGCTACAACCAAGAAGAAAACAAGCCAATGAAAGAATATTGAGGCTGGATGATATTTGGTTCTAGTCATAGTGCGTGAGTATTAAATGGATTCATCATAAATGATAATGAATCTCATTAACATTATCTATACTAGGGATAATCCCCCTCTCAAAACAGGGATAAAAAAGCTTTGAATCTTAGTTGCTGAGCCTTACCTTGGCGCTGAGCTCGTTGGCAATCCCGCGTTTATCCAATTGAGACAGTCTAAGCGCCTCAATCTCAAAGTCTAATTGCCCTGGGTGGAATTTAGCGTCATTTTGAAGGTCGATGACATAAGTCCAGACAAGTTCACGACCACGATTTTTGAAGACATCCACTACACGTTTCATTTTTACCGCCCTTACGATGAGGCTTATTTTTTGGTGGTAGCTGAAGTGCTTGCTTCCATCTGTTGACTTAAATTACCTTTGAGAGCTAATAAGTTTCTGGATTCAATGCGAATTACACCGTCTCTAGGGCTATCGATGTCGGCAATTAAAAAGAAAGATACGGAGATGACAAAAGGAAATATCATGAAAAGGCCAATATTCTTTTTGAAATTGCGTGCACCAAATCCAACCAATAGATTGGCGCATATGGCGATAGCTATCATTAATGACCAGGCGGTAGAGGGGATACGATTCCACCATGCAGCCTGAACATATCCTTGCGCATTCAGTACATCGTTCATGCCAGAGGTAACTAGTGCCATGGTGGCGCTGGGCTGTGATCGTACGGACGGAAGAATCACATTCCAGAGGGCTGTTTGTAACTCGTCAGTTCTACGGCGAATTTCACGTACCTTTTCAGGACTCTCTTTAGAGTAGAACAAGATCCGCTGATCCACGTACTGAATGAGTAGGTCTTTCGTTTGGGCTCCTACTTGCGGGGGCAATAAATCTACCCTTAAAAACTCTGTACCGATAGCATTGGCTTCGGCCTCCTCAAGGACCTTTCGTTGATCATGACGATCAATGGCCATGGAGAATGTGAAGCCAATGATTAGGGCTAAAAGAGATAGGGTTGCAGTTTGGATAATTCCTAAATCTTGCGACGTTTCAGTATCTTTAGTGCGATAGCGGCTCAGTACTGCATTACCGAACCAAACACAAAGTGCCAGTATTAGAAATGAGAGCGCAAATACTACAAGAGGGTGGTTTAGGAAATGAAAAATTTAAAAAGTCCCTGGATACAAAATATCTTTAGTCACATTCTGAATATCGCGATGACCAGTAAATGCCATGGTGATATCAAGCTCGTTGTGAATTAACTCTAGGCACTTGGTAACGCCCGCTTCGCCCATGGCACCTAAGCCATATAAAAATGGACGACCAATCATGGTGCCACGCGCACCCAAGGCCCATGCCTTTAAAACATCTTGACCGGAACGAATGCCGCCATCCATCCATACTTCAATATCTTTGCCCACTGCATCCACAATTCCAGGTAGAGCTTTGATGCTAGATATTGCGCCGTCTAATTGACGGCCGCCATGATTGGACACAATCAATGCATCGGCTCCAGAATTAGCTGCTAAGCGTGCATCGTCTTCATCCAAGATGCCTTTGATGATTAGTTTGCCACCCCAAAGTTTTTTAATCCACTCTACATCGCCCCAATTAAGACCTGGGTCAAATTGTTCGGCAGTCCAAGAGGAGAGGGAGGACATATTGCCAACACCAGTAGCATGACCAACAATATTGCGAAACGTTCTGCGTGGCGTCATCGCCATACCTAGACACCAGCGTGGCTTAGTTGCCATATTGATCATGTTGGCGATAGTGAGCTTAGGCGGAGCAGAGAGACCATTCTTTAGGTCCTTATGACGCTGACCCAAAATTTGTAAATCTAGGGTGAGAACTAAAGCGGAGCATTTTGCCGCTTTGGCGCGCTCAATCAGGCGTTCAATAAAGCCACGGTCTTTCATGACATACAGCTGAAACCAAAATGGTTTAGTGGTGCGTTCCGCGACGTCTTCAATGGAGCAGATACTCATTGTTGATAAACAGAAGGGCACGCCAAACTTTTCAGCTGCCCTGGCCGCCAAAATTTCCCCATCGGCATGCTGCATGCCAGTCAAGCCTGTGGGGGCAAGTGCAACAGGCATCGCCACTTCTTGCCCAATCATGGTTGTTTTGGTGGTGCGGTTCGTCATATTGACCGCGACACGCTGACGTAACTTGATCTTTTGAAAGTCGGATTCATTGGCGCGGTAAGTTGACTCAGTCCACGAACCAGAGTCTGCGTAGTCGTAAAACATCTTGGGGGTGCGCTTTTGATGAAGGACTCGCAAGTCTTCTATGTTGGTGATGATTGCCACAATGTTTCCTTCTATTTAATGCCTAATTGTTGAAGCTAAAGCTTAATTTAAGCTCTATCTTAGCAATACCGAGGATTTGTTTCTACAATGCAAGGGTATCCCTTGTTTGGGGACCTTGAACACCGCTCCCCCATAAAGTTTTTGAATGTACCAGCTCAATTTTGCTACCGTTGCCTACTTATTAACTGCTACAGCCTTATGGGCAGGTAATGCAATTGCTGGACGCTTA
Encoded here:
- a CDS encoding NAD(P)/FAD-dependent oxidoreductase, whose protein sequence is MDQTTPQSQSAIVIIGSGLAGYTVIREIRKLDKTIPITLITREPGYFYSKPMLSTALAGKKEAAQLISTPADGMATQLELTILADCDVKAINTEAQTILTSKGEVPYGKLVLALGADQIRLPLQGSAANEVITVNDLEDYARFRKLISGKKKVAILGAGLIGCEFANDLALGGYEVEVIDLAPQPLGRLLPADAALELQDKLSSAGVRWYLSTTVKSIDRVGEMMQVTLENGDAISCDVFLSAVGLKPRIELAKASNIKTDIGIQVNRELATNINHIYALGDCAEVEGLVLPYVMPIMQAARALAPTLIGQTTTLTYPAMPVMVKTPALATVVSPPAKGAEGQWTTNPIDGGLEARFESPDGKLLGFALMGAATAQRAALTKELPAILS
- a CDS encoding rubredoxin, translated to MKTWQCIVCGYIYDEAKGIPEDGIPAGTVWADVPEDWECPDCGVAKADFEMVQIS
- a CDS encoding rubrerythrin family protein, with the protein product MARPEIKTIQNLESAFAGESMAHIKYRYFAKLARAAGDEETAKIFEATAEQEVMHAFGHLDLLYPASTITPTRALEIAIEGETYEYTEMYPSFRKTAAEEGNSAAIKEIDEQIAESKEHAEQFQAVLAKAAKRFAALANVEERHANHYKQALENAKAFATQ
- a CDS encoding hydrogen peroxide-inducible genes activator translates to MAYLPSLRQLGYFVALAKELNFTRAAQVCFVGQSTLSAGLKELEDALGVHLVERDRQNVSITPIGLEVLERAKVILAASEDLVEYAGATGKPMTATIRLGVIPTIAPFLLPTVLPEIRKRFPELKVTLREDLTANLLSRLAEHKLDFALIALPYDVSGLLVQELFDDPFWLVAKEGDPALKGKEVTLPAKMAERLLLLEEGHCLREHSLQACKRADIRKAEGLEATSLLTLLQMVESGLGIALLPGMAVKSSLLNNSELVARELASPAPKRIIALVARSSTAHIQEFNALANCIREQFGAAA
- a CDS encoding alkene reductase, whose protein sequence is MSGKEIMFTPVSLGSIKLKNRLVMAPLTRMRAGTGDVPSPLAKTYYAQRASAGLIITEATQISPLGKGYPATPGIYSAEQTAAWKEIVEAVHAKGGSIVAQLWHVGRISHSSLHPEQGVPEAPSAIPAAGQTYGADWKLHDYETPKAMSLEDIARLLKEFESAAQNAKAAGFDGIEIHSANGYLLDQFLQDKTNQRTDEYGGSIENRLRLLGQVIEAVSKVFPSDKVGVRLSPYGTFNDMADSDPIALFTAVIKKLNGYNLAYVHMIEPRSTSAGGGDQVFEEAPITSEIFRSVYEGKFITAGGYDQAMGEKVLEEGLADAVAYGRLYIANPDLAERFQQGAALNPYNRATFYGGNEVGYTDYPTL
- a CDS encoding cytochrome b; the encoded protein is MTRTKYHPASIFFHWLVFFLVVAAFVVIELKGQFPKGSEPRELCKTIHGVIGQLIFVLMVLRLMVRLTYGVPEPTNPKPVFVSFAKIMHWLLYALLLISPIFGLLYFQYGGKEIHFFGLVWPQFVTPNPEMKKLVEGVHEFLGNSLYILIGIHALAGLWQHYVIKDDTLRRMLNKAKA
- a CDS encoding alpha-hydroxy acid oxidase; this encodes MAIITNIEDLRVLHQKRTPKMFYDYADSGSWTESTYRANESDFQKIKLRQRVAVNMTNRTTKTTMIGQEVAMPVALAPTGLTGMQHADGEILAARAAEKFGVPFCLSTMSICSIEDVAERTTKPFWFQLYVMKDRGFIERLIERAKAAKCSALVLTLDLQILGQRHKDLKNGLSAPPKLTIANMINMATKPRWCLGMAMTPRRTFRNIVGHATGVGNMSSLSSWTAEQFDPGLNWGDVEWIKKLWGGKLIIKGILDEDDARLAANSGADALIVSNHGGRQLDGAISSIKALPGIVDAVGKDIEVWMDGGIRSGQDVLKAWALGARGTMIGRPFLYGLGAMGEAGVTKCLELIHNELDITMAFTGHRDIQNVTKDILYPGTF